A region of Micromonospora chokoriensis DNA encodes the following proteins:
- the bioD gene encoding dethiobiotin synthase: protein MTGWEGPVLVTGTDTEVGKTVVTATIAAAAQAAGLRVAVVKPGQTGTAGGEPGDVDAVNRLAAPLTGRTLASYPDPLAPLAAARVADLPPLELYTAVDAVRDEVDKHDLVLVEGAGGLLVPMGLRPSGEPWTMADLAVSLGAPAVVVARAGLGTLNHTALTLEALDRRAVPAGVVIGAWPARPELVHWTNLTDLVPNLLGAVPDGAGAMDPGVFRRSAPGWLTPALHGVLDDWRVWAEESG from the coding sequence GTGACCGGATGGGAGGGGCCGGTCCTGGTCACCGGGACCGACACCGAGGTCGGCAAGACGGTGGTGACGGCGACCATCGCGGCCGCCGCGCAGGCCGCCGGGCTGCGGGTGGCGGTGGTCAAGCCGGGTCAGACCGGTACGGCGGGTGGTGAGCCGGGCGACGTGGACGCGGTCAACCGGCTGGCCGCTCCACTGACCGGGCGGACCCTGGCCAGTTATCCCGATCCACTGGCTCCGCTGGCTGCCGCCCGGGTCGCCGATCTGCCGCCGTTGGAGCTGTACACGGCGGTGGACGCGGTGCGTGACGAGGTCGACAAGCACGACCTGGTGCTGGTCGAGGGCGCGGGTGGGCTGCTGGTGCCGATGGGGCTGCGTCCGTCGGGGGAGCCGTGGACGATGGCCGACCTGGCGGTGTCGCTGGGCGCGCCGGCGGTGGTGGTCGCCCGTGCCGGGTTGGGCACGCTCAATCACACGGCGTTGACCCTGGAGGCGCTGGACCGCCGTGCCGTGCCGGCCGGTGTGGTGATCGGCGCCTGGCCGGCGCGGCCGGAGCTGGTGCACTGGACGAATCTGACGGATCTGGTGCCGAACCTGCTCGGCGCGGTGCCCGACGGTGCCGGTGCGATGGACCCGGGGGTGTTCCGGCGGTCCGCCCCGGGTTGGCTCACCCCGGCGCTGCACGGTGTGCTCGACGACTGGCGGGTCTGGGCCGAGGAGAGCGGCTGA
- a CDS encoding 8-amino-7-oxononanoate synthase produces MADWLAALDRRADLRAKAGLTRRLRPRPAADQMTDLAGNDYLGLATHPEVTAAAAAALSAYGLGATGSRLVRGSTDAHEALETELAQWLGTDRALVFSSGYLANLGALRALVQPRTLLVSDAHNHASLIDGCRISGAETVVTPHADVDAVAAALAAAPGRPAVVVTESVFSVDGDLAPLTRLHAVARRHGALLLVDDAHALGVTGPAGAGGVAAAGLAGEPDVVVTATLSKALGGAGGVVAGPAEFVRHLVETGRTFIFDTALPPAVAAGVHAALRLTRVGDDLRVELADRVASAVGRLRSAGLTVSAPDAAVISVTAPGPEAATAWAADCRDQGVAVGCFRPPSTPDSRSRLRLTVSAGVPRAAFERALDVIVECAPGEAPSEREE; encoded by the coding sequence GTGGCGGACTGGCTGGCGGCGCTCGACCGCCGCGCGGACCTTCGGGCGAAGGCCGGGCTGACCCGGCGACTGCGTCCGCGTCCCGCCGCCGATCAGATGACCGATCTGGCCGGCAACGACTACCTCGGCCTGGCCACCCACCCGGAGGTCACCGCCGCAGCCGCGGCGGCGCTGTCGGCGTACGGGCTGGGGGCGACCGGGTCGCGCCTGGTGCGGGGGTCCACCGACGCGCACGAGGCGTTGGAGACCGAGCTGGCGCAGTGGCTGGGCACCGACCGGGCACTCGTGTTCTCCTCCGGCTACCTGGCGAACCTGGGTGCGCTGCGGGCGCTCGTCCAACCTCGGACGCTGCTCGTCTCGGACGCGCACAACCACGCGTCCCTGATCGACGGCTGCCGGATCTCGGGTGCGGAGACGGTGGTCACCCCGCACGCCGACGTGGACGCGGTGGCCGCCGCGCTCGCCGCCGCTCCGGGGCGTCCGGCGGTGGTGGTGACCGAGTCGGTGTTCTCGGTCGACGGTGACCTCGCCCCGCTGACCCGGCTGCACGCCGTGGCCCGCCGGCACGGCGCGCTGCTGCTGGTCGACGACGCGCACGCGCTGGGTGTGACAGGTCCGGCCGGCGCCGGCGGGGTGGCGGCGGCGGGACTGGCCGGTGAGCCGGACGTGGTGGTCACCGCCACCCTGTCCAAGGCGCTCGGCGGCGCGGGTGGCGTGGTCGCGGGCCCGGCCGAGTTCGTCCGGCACCTGGTCGAGACGGGACGAACGTTCATCTTCGACACGGCCCTGCCCCCGGCGGTCGCCGCCGGTGTGCACGCCGCGCTGCGGCTGACCCGGGTCGGCGACGACCTGCGGGTGGAGCTGGCCGACCGGGTGGCGTCGGCGGTCGGTCGACTGCGCTCGGCGGGGTTGACCGTCTCCGCGCCGGACGCGGCGGTGATCTCGGTGACGGCTCCCGGCCCGGAGGCGGCGACCGCCTGGGCCGCCGACTGCCGTGACCAGGGTGTCGCGGTGGGTTGCTTCCGGCCGCCGTCCACCCCGGACAGCCGGTCCCGCCTGCGACTCACGGTCAGCGCCGGGGTGCCGCGGGCGGCGTTCGAGCGGGCCCTGGACGTCATCGTGGAGTGTGCCCCGGGGGAGGCCCCCAGTGAGCGCGAGGAGTGA